In one Hyphomicrobium sp. 99 genomic region, the following are encoded:
- a CDS encoding D-alanyl-D-alanine carboxypeptidase family protein, producing the protein MRSHAAGIVATVLIWLTAIPPASASPTLLFEPATGKILYSEDVDDIWHPASLTKLMTSYIAFEAIKEGKIHLDDKIPCSLVATLQPPSKVGLNVGAMLSVEQALKAVIIKSANDVTVMLAEAISGSEAAFIDKMNATARRLGMTHTNFVNTNGLPDPGQLTSARDIAKIARAVVSEYPQYASYWAMPDMRIGKRRLGSHNALLKTFPGADGLKTGFTCDSGYNVVASATRDGRRLMAVVLGESSGNERAVRAASLLEYGFQNYDWKQIFNTTTIDNLPMDPNARGVVSVRDTVAAWGCGGHKRHIAGRRHKSKSKLAASKNKSAKKGGEPTGEARSALKGPDSEGASSSSPSNGSPQPEAAAQATSE; encoded by the coding sequence ATGCGGTCACACGCAGCCGGCATCGTTGCAACAGTGTTGATTTGGCTGACGGCAATCCCGCCGGCATCAGCGAGTCCGACGCTGCTGTTCGAACCTGCGACGGGCAAAATCCTCTATTCCGAGGACGTTGACGACATCTGGCATCCTGCTTCCCTGACGAAGCTGATGACGTCCTACATCGCTTTCGAAGCCATCAAGGAAGGCAAGATCCATCTCGACGATAAGATCCCCTGCTCCCTCGTCGCGACCCTCCAGCCTCCGAGCAAGGTCGGCCTGAATGTCGGCGCCATGCTCTCGGTCGAGCAGGCCTTGAAGGCGGTCATCATCAAATCCGCCAACGACGTGACCGTGATGCTCGCCGAAGCGATTTCCGGAAGCGAAGCTGCCTTCATCGACAAGATGAACGCGACGGCCCGCCGCCTCGGCATGACGCATACAAATTTCGTCAATACGAACGGTCTGCCCGATCCAGGCCAGCTGACGAGCGCACGCGATATCGCCAAAATTGCCCGCGCCGTGGTCAGCGAATATCCACAGTACGCGAGCTACTGGGCGATGCCGGACATGCGCATCGGCAAGCGGCGGCTGGGCAGTCACAACGCGCTTCTGAAAACGTTTCCGGGAGCCGACGGCCTCAAGACCGGCTTCACATGCGATTCCGGATATAACGTCGTCGCTAGCGCCACGCGCGACGGTCGCCGTTTGATGGCGGTCGTTTTGGGCGAGTCATCCGGCAACGAACGGGCGGTCCGCGCCGCGAGCCTGTTGGAATACGGATTCCAGAACTACGATTGGAAGCAGATCTTCAACACGACGACCATTGACAACCTGCCCATGGACCCGAACGCCAGAGGCGTGGTCTCGGTACGTGATACCGTGGCGGCCTGGGGATGCGGCGGCCATAAGCGGCACATCGCGGGCAGAAGGCATAAATCGAAAAGCAAGCTCGCGGCCTCCAAGAACAAGAGTGCGAAAAAAGGCGGCGAACCAACCGGCGAAGCCCGCTCGGCACTGAAGGGTCCCGACTCCGAGGGAGCGTCGTCTTCAAGCCCATCAAACGGCTCGCCCCAACCGGAAGCCGCCGCCCAAGCGACCTCCGAATAA
- a CDS encoding MDR family MFS transporter has protein sequence MRHTSSEALHRPETSTRDRMAIFFALSLVLLLASLDQTIVATALPTIVRDIGGLTHLTWIVTAYLLATTVVVPLYGKLGDLFGRRLILQIAVIIFLVGSALCGIAQNLPEMIAFRLLQGLGGGGLIVTSVAVVGDVVPPRERGKYQGFFGGIFGLSTVLGPLIGGFIVDQFSWRWIFLINLPFGILALFVINRTFRPHRQKAEINIDYAGAVLLGMALTALVIVTSLGETLVREAPVSLFAFSLLGVVSLASFIYIETKVPDPLMPLSLFKNRAFVIAASIGFIVGLALFGSITLLPLYFQIVKGLDPTNAGWHLTPMMIGVFLTSITSGQIISRIGRYKIFPIVGTGIMTVALFLLSRITVETTPFTASVYMLILGFGLGMVMQILVMAVQNAVAFEQLGVATSGTTLFRSIGGVVGVAMFGAIFAYTLQQKVMATAPELAGALTNPDAVLALSGDLKATYDKLFVASLHPVFHTASLLALLAFALSFALEEVPLRSSITSEPSTDPLLIPRDATSLAELERIVERITARENRWRVYQTAVSRLGADLQPDELWLLARVGERNGKAEKEELRKKLGAKETRPAHLFSRLEAAGMAREAGGSIELTDKGRSIYDRLLRQREDDLRHMLHDWDRNEHPEVRAMLKKMANSFASSPPVPPAATSSSTAR, from the coding sequence ATGCGGCACACAAGTTCCGAAGCACTGCATCGGCCCGAGACCAGCACCCGCGATCGGATGGCGATTTTTTTCGCCCTCTCGCTTGTGCTGCTTCTCGCTTCCCTCGATCAAACCATCGTTGCAACCGCGCTTCCCACAATCGTGCGCGATATCGGCGGGTTGACGCATCTCACGTGGATCGTAACGGCCTATCTGCTGGCGACGACCGTCGTCGTGCCACTTTATGGAAAACTCGGTGACCTTTTCGGCCGCCGCCTGATCCTGCAAATCGCGGTCATCATTTTTCTCGTCGGCTCCGCGCTTTGCGGCATTGCGCAAAACCTGCCGGAGATGATCGCCTTTCGTCTCTTGCAGGGCTTGGGCGGCGGCGGCTTGATCGTCACCTCGGTCGCGGTCGTCGGCGACGTCGTGCCGCCGCGGGAACGCGGAAAATATCAGGGATTTTTCGGCGGGATCTTTGGACTGTCCACCGTGCTCGGGCCGCTGATCGGCGGTTTCATCGTCGATCAATTTTCCTGGCGCTGGATATTTCTGATCAATCTGCCGTTCGGCATTCTGGCGCTTTTCGTCATCAACCGGACGTTCCGTCCACACCGGCAAAAGGCGGAAATCAATATCGATTACGCGGGCGCCGTGCTGCTTGGTATGGCGCTTACCGCACTCGTCATCGTCACGAGCCTCGGGGAGACACTCGTCAGAGAAGCGCCCGTCAGCCTATTTGCGTTCTCATTGCTCGGCGTCGTGTCGCTCGCCTCGTTCATTTACATCGAAACGAAGGTGCCCGATCCTTTGATGCCGCTATCGCTTTTCAAAAACCGGGCGTTCGTCATCGCGGCGTCGATCGGCTTTATCGTTGGTCTAGCGCTTTTCGGATCAATCACGCTTCTGCCGCTCTACTTCCAGATCGTGAAGGGTTTGGACCCGACAAACGCCGGCTGGCATCTGACGCCGATGATGATCGGGGTGTTCCTGACATCGATCACGAGCGGGCAGATCATCTCTCGCATCGGGCGTTACAAGATATTTCCGATCGTCGGCACCGGCATCATGACGGTGGCGCTCTTCCTATTGTCGCGCATCACTGTCGAGACCACGCCGTTCACGGCGTCTGTTTACATGCTCATTCTCGGTTTTGGCCTGGGCATGGTTATGCAGATACTCGTCATGGCCGTGCAGAATGCTGTTGCTTTCGAACAGCTCGGTGTGGCGACGTCCGGGACGACGCTCTTCAGGTCGATCGGCGGCGTTGTCGGCGTTGCGATGTTCGGTGCGATCTTCGCCTACACGCTTCAGCAAAAGGTGATGGCAACCGCGCCCGAACTTGCAGGGGCACTGACCAACCCCGATGCGGTCCTGGCGCTGTCGGGAGACCTCAAAGCTACCTACGACAAGCTTTTCGTCGCGTCGCTGCATCCGGTATTTCACACGGCGTCGTTGCTGGCGCTTCTGGCGTTTGCGCTGTCCTTCGCACTCGAAGAAGTACCGCTTCGCAGCAGCATCACGTCCGAGCCGTCAACCGATCCTCTGCTCATTCCGCGTGACGCGACTTCGCTCGCGGAATTGGAGCGGATCGTCGAGCGCATCACGGCGCGAGAAAATCGCTGGCGCGTCTATCAGACCGCCGTCTCGCGGCTCGGCGCCGATCTTCAGCCGGATGAATTATGGTTGCTTGCGCGCGTGGGCGAGCGGAACGGAAAAGCTGAGAAAGAAGAGCTTCGCAAGAAGCTCGGTGCAAAGGAAACGCGGCCGGCGCATCTTTTTAGCCGGCTGGAGGCTGCCGGCATGGCTCGCGAGGCGGGTGGCAGCATCGAGCTCACGGACAAAGGTCGATCGATTTACGACCGGCTGCTGCGTCAGCGCGAAGACGATCTCCGGCACATGTTGCACGATTGGGACCGGAATGAGCATCCGGAGGTTCGTGCGATGCTAAAAAAGATGGCGAACTCATTTGCGAGTTCGCCACCGGTACCGCCTGCCGCTACTTCTTCTTCGACAGCTCGCTGA
- a CDS encoding lysozyme inhibitor LprI family protein produces the protein MQWIARTVLAIAIASSSAAANAGEYAPLDCSKAKSSSERTICTNYSLGQSEARMATLFAIATSLVAMGQRGNIQDDQRTWLQSRESCGKELACLRKSYAARIEQLENVMAGIASRGPY, from the coding sequence ATGCAGTGGATCGCACGAACTGTTTTGGCGATCGCGATTGCTTCGTCATCAGCAGCGGCTAACGCCGGCGAGTACGCACCGCTCGACTGCAGCAAGGCAAAGTCATCATCCGAACGGACGATCTGCACCAACTACAGCCTCGGCCAAAGCGAAGCTCGGATGGCAACGCTGTTCGCGATTGCGACATCGCTCGTCGCCATGGGGCAGCGTGGCAATATCCAGGACGACCAGCGAACATGGCTGCAATCGCGTGAGTCCTGCGGCAAAGAGCTTGCCTGCCTGCGCAAGAGTTACGCTGCGCGCATAGAGCAGCTCGAAAACGTCATGGCAGGCATCGCCTCCCGCGGACCATATTGA
- a CDS encoding helicase HerA-like domain-containing protein encodes MGVEGASLKPTFAPSLAPDKLSEAFEHSITWEDDLWRADPVDVPEIHAKARLKFNELLTTVTSGRGYHVPDRILLFHGQSGAGKTHLLRALRTDSHRSGQSYFGYAQMTPDVQNYADFYLRRLVHSLEKPYDPDRFGESALSRLTNRMVLDSEVISAADLDKLRDATLDDKQLAQLILRLADQIVACDKFQTRELDINIVRALLYLQRHDPRIDQRVRQYLNGRKLTAIAHEAVSALDPNDGEDRAFEIIAALGALIWTVDRAALVFCIDQVEDLRFFDNAEDRFQRAVRDLIQIANRLTNAIIIISCLEDFYGQVRSLVAQSYIDRIEKSGPVLLRESRTPEEARLIISKRLAHQSEISGGGLSFPDASQFFGPQFFEEFGGLSTRRLLEHAQSRLREATSTEGDEREPEPERPSFISTLAQALGQVVGFGSPEDEAPSSLSAVQFREMWERFANESEAEMPADDQELVDVLSAALLLARDEWGRSIEVTVKRLELGDDLPAFDLTVRHRTGFANDVRVFLCNRPTQGGGLKRQLDKVLTAMQGKPCFMLRASDFPPNKKNQTAQAFRKFRDGGGRQLLVPIPEWERMMTVREFTAHHRGDTGMAQWLEGTKPLSSLISIIHLLRLDLLGRPVPRLVAKNMDDPQSTLDGFDAVSAEQTRAAQPAEGDNGLAANDDDLPMSVILDEDGSYGASILAGGEKGNRGRAVTLNKSVLKRHAAFLGGSGSGKTTLALSLIEQLLLRGIPAVLIDRKGDLASYANPDVWRSDENESAERRAEREKLADAIDVAVYTPGRASGRPISITLLPNGINELPDHEQQLLANLSAAALGEMLHLKNSATHQKQSGVLAVALRILGSLSTNEVTLADLIHLLEDEHPELTDQTQRMDPSGKLRRDLVAQLDSLRLRNAALFEGGGESLRMDSLLGLGKYQRPNRTRLSVIYTGFLGDNENILFWVSQFLSEALRFCQRNPNDELQAVVMFDEADLYIPANSKPATAEPLQSLLKRARSAGLGMMLATQSPGDLDYKSRDQITSWFIGRVREDTALRKLKAAFQSESGLDPASALPGQTVGEFHLVQEGLVRSMKAQRSLIAAEQVPFDRIEQLAAETRGTDERQLRLFDLR; translated from the coding sequence ATGGGTGTTGAAGGCGCCTCCCTCAAGCCGACATTTGCTCCCTCGCTCGCTCCCGACAAGCTGAGCGAAGCGTTCGAGCATTCGATTACCTGGGAAGACGATCTCTGGCGCGCCGACCCCGTCGACGTGCCCGAGATCCACGCCAAGGCGCGCCTGAAATTCAACGAGCTTCTGACGACCGTCACGTCCGGCCGCGGCTATCACGTGCCGGATCGCATTCTGCTGTTCCACGGCCAATCGGGCGCCGGAAAAACCCATCTTTTGCGGGCTTTGCGCACCGACTCTCATCGTAGCGGCCAAAGCTACTTCGGCTACGCGCAGATGACGCCGGACGTGCAGAACTACGCCGATTTCTATCTGCGCCGCCTCGTGCACTCGCTCGAAAAGCCCTACGATCCGGATCGTTTCGGAGAGTCCGCGCTATCGCGTCTGACGAACCGGATGGTGCTCGATTCAGAGGTCATCTCGGCGGCAGACCTCGATAAGCTTCGCGACGCGACGCTCGACGACAAGCAGCTCGCCCAACTTATTCTCCGCCTCGCCGACCAGATCGTCGCCTGCGACAAGTTCCAGACGCGCGAGCTCGACATCAACATCGTGCGCGCGCTCCTTTATCTGCAGCGCCACGATCCGCGTATCGACCAGCGCGTCCGCCAATATCTCAACGGCCGCAAGCTGACGGCGATCGCGCACGAAGCCGTCAGCGCGCTTGATCCGAACGACGGCGAAGATCGCGCCTTCGAAATCATCGCCGCGCTTGGCGCACTCATCTGGACCGTCGATCGCGCCGCGCTCGTATTCTGCATCGACCAGGTCGAAGACCTGCGCTTCTTCGATAATGCCGAGGACCGCTTCCAGCGCGCCGTTCGCGATCTCATTCAGATCGCCAACCGCCTGACGAACGCGATCATCATCATCTCGTGCCTCGAAGACTTCTATGGACAAGTGCGCAGCCTCGTCGCGCAGTCCTATATCGATCGCATCGAGAAGTCCGGCCCGGTTCTCCTTCGCGAAAGCCGGACGCCCGAAGAGGCACGCCTGATCATCTCAAAGCGTCTCGCGCACCAGTCTGAGATCAGCGGCGGCGGCTTGAGCTTTCCTGACGCCTCGCAATTTTTCGGACCGCAGTTCTTCGAAGAATTCGGCGGCCTCTCGACGCGCCGCCTCTTGGAGCATGCACAGTCGCGCCTGCGCGAGGCGACATCGACAGAAGGTGACGAGCGCGAGCCCGAACCCGAAAGACCCTCGTTCATCTCGACGCTTGCCCAGGCCCTCGGCCAGGTGGTCGGCTTCGGCAGCCCGGAAGACGAAGCGCCCTCGTCTCTGTCCGCCGTGCAGTTCCGCGAGATGTGGGAACGCTTCGCCAACGAAAGCGAAGCCGAAATGCCGGCCGACGATCAGGAACTGGTCGACGTGCTATCGGCCGCCCTTTTGCTCGCTCGCGACGAATGGGGCCGTTCGATCGAAGTGACCGTAAAGCGGCTTGAGCTGGGCGACGACCTGCCGGCTTTCGACCTGACCGTCCGTCACCGCACTGGCTTCGCCAACGACGTGCGCGTCTTCCTCTGCAATCGCCCGACGCAGGGCGGCGGACTGAAGCGCCAGCTCGACAAAGTGCTGACGGCGATGCAGGGCAAGCCCTGCTTCATGCTGCGCGCCAGCGACTTCCCGCCGAACAAGAAGAACCAGACCGCACAGGCCTTCCGCAAATTCCGCGACGGCGGCGGACGTCAGCTGCTCGTGCCGATCCCCGAGTGGGAACGCATGATGACCGTGCGCGAGTTCACCGCCCATCACCGCGGCGACACGGGCATGGCGCAATGGCTCGAAGGCACGAAGCCGCTATCGAGCCTCATCTCGATCATTCACCTCTTGCGTCTCGATCTGCTCGGCCGTCCGGTACCGCGCCTCGTCGCCAAGAACATGGACGACCCGCAATCGACGCTGGACGGTTTCGACGCGGTCTCTGCCGAGCAGACGCGCGCCGCCCAACCGGCCGAAGGCGATAATGGCCTTGCGGCAAACGATGATGATCTGCCGATGTCCGTCATTCTCGACGAGGACGGCAGCTACGGCGCCAGCATTCTCGCAGGTGGCGAAAAGGGCAATCGCGGCCGCGCCGTAACGTTGAACAAGAGCGTGCTGAAGCGGCACGCTGCGTTCCTCGGCGGCTCCGGCTCCGGTAAAACCACCCTCGCGTTGTCGCTCATCGAGCAGCTGCTCCTGCGTGGCATTCCGGCCGTCCTGATCGACCGTAAGGGCGATCTCGCGAGCTACGCCAACCCGGACGTCTGGCGCTCGGACGAAAACGAGTCGGCTGAACGCCGAGCCGAACGCGAAAAGCTCGCCGACGCCATCGACGTCGCCGTCTACACGCCGGGCCGTGCCTCGGGCCGGCCGATCTCGATTACGCTCCTGCCGAACGGCATCAACGAATTGCCCGATCACGAGCAGCAGCTGCTCGCGAACCTCTCGGCCGCCGCCCTCGGCGAAATGCTTCACCTGAAGAACTCGGCGACGCACCAGAAGCAGTCGGGCGTTCTGGCCGTTGCACTGCGTATCTTGGGCTCGCTCTCGACGAATGAAGTAACGCTCGCCGACCTGATCCACCTTCTGGAAGACGAGCATCCCGAACTCACCGATCAGACGCAGCGTATGGACCCGTCGGGCAAGCTGCGCCGCGATCTCGTCGCCCAGCTCGACTCGCTCCGCCTCCGCAACGCCGCGCTTTTCGAAGGTGGCGGCGAAAGCCTGCGCATGGACAGCCTGCTCGGCCTCGGCAAGTACCAAAGGCCGAACCGCACGCGCCTGTCCGTCATCTACACAGGCTTCCTCGGCGACAACGAAAACATCCTGTTCTGGGTCTCGCAGTTCCTGTCGGAAGCGCTTCGCTTCTGTCAGCGTAACCCGAACGATGAACTGCAGGCCGTCGTCATGTTCGACGAAGCCGACCTCTATATTCCCGCGAACTCGAAGCCCGCGACGGCCGAGCCGCTGCAGAGCTTGCTGAAGCGCGCCCGCTCAGCTGGTCTCGGCATGATGCTCGCGACCCAGTCCCCGGGGGACCTCGATTACAAGAGCCGCGATCAGATCACGAGCTGGTTCATCGGCCGCGTCCGCGAAGACACGGCTCTCAGGAAGCTGAAAGCCGCCTTCCAGTCGGAATCGGGTCTCGATCCGGCCTCCGCGCTTCCAGGGCAGACGGTCGGCGAATTCCATCTCGTCCAGGAAGGCCTCGTCCGGTCGATGAAGGCACAGCGTTCGCTCATTGCTGCCGAGCAGGTCCCCTTCGACCGGATCGAGCAATTGGCTGCTGAAACCAGAGGCACCGACGAGAGGCAGCTTCGCCTTTTCGACCTCCGGTAA
- a CDS encoding peptidoglycan-binding protein, with protein MSVVRKIAASFSSTAGSFFLASVTVGLALALYAATIPDSASTPARADAIASPPLVRAEPSVTASLSPDVVQVGSMALTKPVAATVPSSDRGARIRQLQKALARAQCYNGPISGIWSDSSKDAMRGFAASVNAQLPVDSPDDTLVALVESNETATCARGRAVTTGTLGPEVHPASLQQTREEIPASAAALKPSAVTQQPPTEERTMLDHPWARAEMLTLPKEDAAAPAPAPIERHVSAVKVSANEQTLTNDPAPPSSSAIHFEDNKALPLDPPNDPSLAASVSDPGAPAVTPPKPKKTKTAKRKTSAYDDMQTSISKGFDTLQRSLSSMF; from the coding sequence GTGAGCGTCGTTCGAAAAATCGCAGCGAGTTTTTCCAGCACGGCTGGAAGCTTCTTTCTTGCGTCGGTAACGGTGGGACTAGCCCTCGCCCTATACGCCGCAACAATTCCCGACAGCGCCTCGACACCCGCTCGAGCTGACGCCATCGCTTCTCCTCCGCTCGTCCGAGCCGAACCGAGCGTGACGGCATCTTTGTCACCGGATGTCGTGCAGGTCGGATCGATGGCTTTGACCAAACCGGTCGCGGCGACGGTTCCTTCCTCCGATCGCGGCGCACGTATACGACAGTTGCAGAAGGCCTTGGCGCGGGCTCAATGCTACAATGGCCCGATCAGTGGTATCTGGAGCGATTCATCCAAAGACGCGATGCGCGGTTTCGCTGCCTCGGTGAATGCTCAGCTTCCGGTCGACAGCCCGGATGACACCCTCGTAGCGCTCGTTGAATCCAACGAAACGGCGACCTGCGCTCGTGGACGCGCGGTCACAACGGGAACCTTGGGACCCGAAGTTCATCCTGCATCGCTTCAACAAACGCGTGAAGAAATTCCTGCCTCCGCAGCGGCGCTGAAGCCTTCAGCAGTTACCCAGCAACCGCCCACGGAAGAGCGAACGATGCTCGATCATCCCTGGGCGCGCGCCGAAATGCTGACGCTCCCGAAGGAAGACGCAGCAGCCCCGGCCCCGGCTCCAATCGAACGCCACGTCTCCGCGGTCAAAGTTTCGGCCAACGAACAGACGCTGACCAACGACCCGGCGCCTCCGTCGTCTTCCGCGATTCATTTCGAAGACAATAAAGCCCTTCCGCTTGATCCACCGAACGATCCGTCATTGGCCGCTTCGGTCTCCGATCCCGGCGCTCCGGCGGTTACTCCGCCCAAGCCGAAGAAAACAAAAACCGCCAAACGCAAGACGAGCGCCTATGACGACATGCAAACGTCGATCAGCAAGGGCTTCGACACGCTTCAACGCTCGCTCTCGTCGATGTTTTGA
- a CDS encoding lipopolysaccharide biosynthesis protein produces MKSATAEKLWPAEAGARDEVAEATSIPSPRTPLAITRNIASGLFKQTANLLASDGERERTQRDAILAFAVRVLSAGLLYLTQIVLARWMGGSEYGIYVAVWTWVLILGAMSHLGLNLASIRLAPSYRETNDFKHLRGLIWGVRILALGSGTIVMLLGVLGVWLLSNRIEPHFVLPIYLALVCIPLYALTDVQDGIGRGNGWMSIALVPPYVLRPLLLLGSMFAANRAGLPMNAATAAGGAIVATWLAGLFQTLSINRRVSATIPVAVRETDFRSWLTISAPLLVILTAELLLQNTDILVVSRFMAPADVGIYFAAGKTMALIMFVHYAVGSAVAHKFAAFHARGDHVGLRTFVRDSVNWTFWPSFAGALAILALGMPLLSLFGPGFGAGYPVMFILVVGFLFRSAMGPAEFLLNMLGEQKLCATVLFSAAMLNIALNVALVPYFGMIGAATATAFSLIAAASLNALVVWRRLGIQMPIWNNLPKL; encoded by the coding sequence GTGAAGAGCGCGACAGCCGAGAAGCTTTGGCCGGCCGAAGCTGGCGCGCGCGACGAAGTTGCGGAAGCCACGAGCATCCCTTCTCCCCGCACGCCCTTGGCGATCACGCGAAATATCGCTTCCGGTCTTTTCAAACAAACAGCCAATCTCCTCGCCTCTGACGGTGAGCGCGAACGCACACAGCGCGACGCCATTCTGGCGTTCGCCGTTCGCGTTCTGAGCGCCGGTCTCCTCTATCTGACCCAGATCGTCCTCGCGCGCTGGATGGGCGGATCGGAATACGGCATCTACGTTGCGGTCTGGACCTGGGTCCTGATCCTCGGAGCGATGTCCCACCTCGGGCTCAACCTCGCCTCGATCCGCCTCGCACCCTCTTACCGCGAGACGAATGATTTCAAGCATCTGCGCGGCCTGATCTGGGGCGTGCGAATTCTGGCGCTCGGCAGCGGCACCATAGTGATGCTGCTCGGTGTGCTCGGCGTCTGGCTCTTGAGTAATCGCATCGAACCGCACTTCGTCTTGCCGATCTATCTCGCGCTCGTCTGCATCCCGCTTTACGCGTTGACCGACGTGCAGGATGGCATCGGACGCGGCAACGGCTGGATGAGCATCGCCCTCGTCCCGCCCTACGTGTTGAGACCGCTCCTGTTGCTTGGCAGTATGTTCGCAGCCAATCGCGCAGGCTTGCCGATGAACGCCGCGACGGCGGCGGGCGGCGCCATCGTCGCGACATGGCTCGCCGGATTGTTTCAGACGCTCTCGATCAACAGGCGCGTCAGCGCGACGATACCGGTTGCCGTTAGAGAAACCGACTTCCGGTCGTGGCTGACGATTTCCGCGCCGCTTCTCGTTATTCTGACGGCCGAGCTGCTGCTTCAGAATACCGACATCCTTGTCGTCTCGCGGTTCATGGCGCCAGCCGACGTCGGCATATATTTCGCCGCCGGCAAGACGATGGCGCTCATCATGTTCGTCCACTACGCGGTCGGAAGCGCCGTCGCCCATAAGTTCGCAGCCTTCCACGCACGTGGCGATCACGTCGGCTTGCGAACATTCGTGAGAGATTCCGTCAACTGGACGTTCTGGCCCTCATTTGCGGGAGCGCTCGCCATTCTCGCATTGGGAATGCCGTTGCTTTCGCTCTTCGGTCCGGGGTTCGGAGCAGGCTATCCGGTGATGTTCATTCTCGTCGTCGGCTTCCTGTTCCGATCGGCGATGGGACCGGCAGAATTCCTGCTCAACATGCTCGGCGAACAAAAACTCTGCGCAACCGTGCTGTTCTCTGCTGCGATGCTCAACATCGCGCTCAATGTCGCGCTGGTGCCGTACTTCGGGATGATCGGTGCGGCAACCGCAACCGCGTTCTCACTGATAGCCGCCGCATCGCTGAACGCCCTCGTCGTATGGCGACGCCTCGGCATCCAAATGCCGATCTGGAATAACCTGCCGAAGCTCTGA
- a CDS encoding aldo/keto reductase, translated as MSTTTATKSHSGTFSIGGDIPVNRLGFGAMRITGKGIWGEPADKEECLRTLRKLPELGVNFIDTADSYGPEVSERLIHEALHPYRGLTIATKAGLARTGPDVWVPLGRPEYLRQEVLLSIRRLGVERIDLWQLHRIDPKVPQNEQFEAIKAMQKEGLIRHVGLSQVKINEIEAAQKFFKVATVQNLYNLGDRSSEDVLDFCEKQNIGFIPWYPLAAGDLAKPGSRLEAIAKKHNAVPSQIALAWLLKRSPVMLPIPGTSKVKHLEENVASANINLSEEEFSELSELSKKK; from the coding sequence ATGTCCACAACCACAGCCACCAAAAGCCATTCCGGCACCTTCTCTATTGGCGGAGACATCCCGGTCAATCGCCTCGGGTTCGGCGCAATGCGCATCACCGGAAAAGGAATTTGGGGCGAACCGGCCGATAAGGAAGAGTGCTTGCGCACGCTTCGCAAACTTCCCGAACTCGGCGTCAATTTTATCGACACCGCCGACAGCTACGGACCGGAAGTCAGCGAACGCCTGATCCACGAAGCGCTTCATCCCTATCGCGGCCTAACCATCGCAACGAAGGCCGGTCTCGCTCGGACCGGTCCCGATGTGTGGGTTCCGCTTGGACGGCCGGAATATCTCCGGCAGGAAGTGCTGCTGAGCATCCGCCGGCTTGGCGTTGAACGCATCGACCTCTGGCAATTGCACCGCATCGATCCGAAAGTGCCGCAGAACGAGCAGTTCGAAGCGATCAAGGCGATGCAGAAGGAAGGCCTGATCCGCCACGTCGGATTAAGTCAGGTCAAGATCAACGAAATCGAAGCAGCCCAGAAATTCTTCAAGGTCGCGACCGTCCAAAACCTTTACAACCTCGGCGATCGCAGCAGCGAGGACGTGCTGGACTTCTGCGAGAAGCAGAACATCGGCTTCATCCCCTGGTATCCTCTAGCCGCTGGCGATCTTGCGAAACCGGGCTCGCGCCTTGAAGCGATCGCGAAAAAGCATAACGCGGTCCCGAGCCAAATCGCTCTCGCGTGGCTTTTGAAACGCAGCCCCGTCATGCTGCCAATTCCGGGAACGTCGAAGGTCAAACACCTCGAAGAGAACGTCGCCAGCGCAAACATAAACTTGAGCGAGGAAGAATTCTCCGAACTCAGCGAGCTGTCGAAGAAGAAGTAG
- a CDS encoding CAP domain-containing protein, with protein MLRRAALFVPGVAKMYRVVLTAGLATALAGCSLGSSSISSGFTDPDTTGSLASSPSPSSSFSPAVKSVGLGGEPSVPRNVKVASLDKAPSGTFEKAAPGVLSDRDYSRTSLNAEMARDLINAYRKQHGLKPLKLNPELTEAAKSHSRDLAKWDRISHYGSDGSNPWDRVKRAGYHARLTAENVGTGQINFNEVLKGWEESPGHNKNLLTPDAQHMGIALVQDPKTEFKSFWTLVIGSPM; from the coding sequence ATGCTGAGAAGAGCCGCACTTTTCGTGCCGGGAGTAGCCAAAATGTATCGCGTTGTGCTCACTGCTGGACTCGCGACCGCGTTAGCGGGTTGCAGTCTGGGTTCTTCATCCATCTCGTCGGGATTTACCGATCCGGACACGACAGGGTCGCTGGCCTCGTCGCCCTCGCCGTCTTCATCGTTCTCGCCGGCAGTCAAAAGCGTCGGTCTTGGGGGCGAACCCTCGGTGCCGCGCAACGTGAAGGTCGCCTCACTCGACAAGGCGCCTTCGGGCACGTTCGAGAAAGCGGCTCCCGGTGTTCTGTCCGATCGCGACTATTCCCGCACGTCTCTCAATGCGGAAATGGCGCGCGATCTCATCAATGCGTATCGCAAGCAGCATGGCCTGAAGCCGCTGAAGCTCAATCCGGAGCTGACGGAAGCCGCCAAGTCGCATTCGCGCGATCTCGCGAAGTGGGACCGCATCTCCCATTACGGTTCGGACGGCTCAAACCCCTGGGATCGCGTCAAGCGCGCCGGCTATCACGCACGGCTGACGGCCGAGAACGTCGGCACGGGCCAGATCAATTTCAACGAAGTGTTGAAGGGCTGGGAAGAGAGCCCTGGGCATAACAAAAATCTTCTGACGCCCGATGCCCAGCATATGGGTATCGCCCTCGTTCAAGATCCCAAAACCGAATTCAAATCGTTCTGGACGCTCGTCATCGGCTCGCCGATGTGA